From the genome of Molothrus aeneus isolate 106 chromosome 12, BPBGC_Maene_1.0, whole genome shotgun sequence:
GTGACGGTGTGCGtgtctgctgtgctctgtgccacccGTAGTGACCCCGTACCGTGCCGTACCGTGCCGTACCGTGCCGTACCACCCCCGCCGCTGTGTCGTGACTCCCTCCCAGAAGCTGCCCCCTCACCAGGTGTTTCTGTGGGAACAGAATAAAAAGGACTTGACACAAACCACGGACTGGCCCCGATTCTTGCCTGCCTGCAGCGTGGGGGGCGGGGGATCGggacccctgccatggcaggggtagCTGGAATGGATCTGGTTGTCACCAAGCACTGTTGACCTCTGCCACTCACAGCTGGGCCGCTGGGATAGTGGGTCCCTGTGGGCATCAAGGACCCGATCTCAcctgcctggccaggctgctggctctggtggGCTCCCAAGGGCCCAATCCCCGTTGGCAGGGCCGCTGCGGGCACCAATGACTCAATCCCACACCCCTGAGCAGGGTGCTCAGTCCCATGGGCCCCCGATGGCCCGATAccccccagccaggctgctggacTGGGGATCCCTGTGCCTCTCAAGAGTCCGATCCATCCGGTCCTGCGCATAGAGCCCCTGTTCTGCAGCCACCACCCCTGTTCTGCAAACCATGCCGGGGCGATCCAGAGGCTGCGGTGCCGCGGTCTGTCCCCCGGCTGCCGCCTCAGAGGGTCCCACGGGCGATCCGGTGGCAGGGGACGACCACCGGGACACGTCGGGGGCGCGGGGGACCCCCCTGCCTGCGGCTGCAGCGCCGCCCGCGCCCACCGGGGGGCGCCTCAAAGCGGGAGGTGGCCCGAGCGCCGCAGCCAATGGGAGGTGCCGCAGGCCGGCGGCCCCGCCCCATCCCGGAAGTGCCGAGCCTGGCCCCGACCCCCGCCGCGAGGACATGGAGCCGCCGGTGAGGGGATGGGGGGAGTGACGTCAGAGCCCCGGGACTCCCCCGCTGCCCCCCCCGTCCGTCCCCCGTCCGTCCCGTCCTGCACCGCCCCCCGCGAGCCCGGCGCCCCCCGGCCCCACTGCTCCGCTGGCTCTCCGGCTCGGCACCACCCCGGTACCCTTCCACCTCCTCCATAGACCCCAATTGCTGCAGGACCCTCCTAGGCTCCCTTGCACCCCAGGACCTGCACTCAGGATCCTGGTAGCCACGGGTACCCCGGCAactgtcccagtgccctcctGGTCCCGGCTGTGTACCCCAGGATCTGCTCTCCAGTGCCCTCCTGGTCCCTGGTGCCCCAGTAgtgtcctggctctgcaccCCCGGTACTGCCCCAGTCCTGCACTACTCTCCTCCCCCCATGTACCCCGGCTCTTCAAGCGCTGCCCCCAGtaccccccaaaattccccccgtCTAGCCCCAGTAagtgcccctgtgccccattACTCCCCGGTCCGGGcccccctcccctccagccGCGGCGTGTCCCGCAGGTACAGCCACGTGCGGAGGAGCTGTCGGAGCTGTACCGAGAGCTGAGCCAGCACCCggggctcagcactgcctgcctcGGCCCCGACCTCACCACCCAGTACGGGGGCAAGTACTGCAGCCTCTACACCGGTACGGGGATGGGGAGGACCAGGGGGGAAAGAGGGATCCGGGGAgtccttgcctggctggtggggATGCAGCTGGTGTCCtcaccctgctccctgcagagtgGTCGCAGCGGGACCTGACGAGGGCTGAGAACATCAAGTTCTGCCGTCAGTACCTCATCTTCCACGATGGAGCCTCCATTGTCTACTCGGGGCCTGCTGGCACCTGCTCTGAGATCAAGGAAGAGTAAGTCCCATCCCGCCCCCCACACGTGGTCCTCGGGGAAGCGATAAGTGGGGGCTGATGGGCACTCACCCACAGGCTGCTGAGCCGGGAGTCCCCCAGTGGGATGCTGAAGGCCGTCCTGCGCAAGGTCCCTggcaaggagaaggagaaagagaagcagTTCCTGGAGGTGAGGAGGGTTCTGAGGGAAAATGGATATTCACTGGGGTTCAGGGCTGGAACCACACTGTGTCTTGGGATCACCCTGGCATCTCTGCCCCCAGGTCTGGGATCAGAACCGGAAGGTGAAAAGCATTGACCTGACAGCACTGGACAAGCATGGCAGCGTCTATGATgatggtgaggggctgggggatgccAGGGAGTGTGGGTTTTCAGGGGACAGGGTGGCCAGTGCTGACCTGCCCCCTGCAGACCAGTTTGGGTGTCTTGCCTGGTCTCACTCGGAGACCCACCTGCTCTATGTGGCGGAGAAGAAGCGTCCCAAGGCTGAGTCCTTCTTCCAGAGCAAAGCCCCCGAGCTGGGCACCTCTGATGAGGACATGGGGCACCCCAAGAAGGAGGATGCATCCATCAAGGTGGGGTCTCCCCACCCTGGGTCAGCTGGGGGCTGGCTGTGTGGCTGTGGGGCTGACCAGACTGTGCCACAGGGCGAGCAGTTCGTGTACCACGAGGACTGGGGAGAGACACTGAGCACCCGCAGTGTGCCCGTCCTCTGCGTCCTGGACATCGAGGGCAACAGCATCTCGGTGCTGGAGGGCATCCCAGAGCACCTCTCTCCCGGCCAGGTCAGgatggggagctgcaggaaaccAGAGAAAGGAGGTTTCAGGAGCCAGAAGCATTTTGTGTTGAGTatctcccctctccccacagGCTTTCTGGTCACCTGAGGACACTGGCGTGGTGTTTGTGGGCTGGTGGCACGACCCCTTCCGCCTGGGGCTGCGGCACTGCACGAACCGCCGGTGAGTCCCTGCAGGGCAccgcacagcccagccctgctggtaGGACCCTGCAGGGCACCAACCCCACAGCCTGGCCCCCTGACCCCACTGTGACacccctctgtgctggcaggtCAGCGCTCTTCTATGTGGACCTGACGGGTGGGAGATGCGGTAAGCAGTGCATGTCCTGATCCTGCTGGTGCCCTGGCTCCCCTGCCACCCCTCACCATCCCCTCGTCCccatgcagagctgctctctgaggaCACCAGGGCCGTGTGGTCACCACGACTCAGCCCCGATGGCTGCCGCATTGTCTACCTGGAGAACAATGTCCTGGGCCCCCACCAGCAGTGCAGCCAACTCCGCATGGTGAGCAGCACCAGGGGGACACTGGCAAGCAccagggaggtgccagggtGCCCATGCTTGgtggagctggcaggagggcagcGATGTCCCCTCCTTGGGCTGCAGTGGGGGCAGGCAGGCTGAGACCCTGCAAAACTTGCCCAATGCCATGTCTCCTGCAGTACGACTGGTACACCAAACACACCAGTACGGTGCTGGAGGCTGTGCCACGGCAAGCATGGGGTGAGTACAGCTCTGGGGGTGTTGGGGGATACTCAGGGGGATGCTGAGTACCACCACTCTGATCACAGGTGCCTTCCCGGGAATCTACTGTGGCgcgctgccagggatgtgctgggcgGCCGACAGCCGCAGGATCCTGCTGGACACGGCCCAGCGCAGCCAGCAGGTGAGGGGGTACTGGGGGGACCCAAGGGGGCCCTGGCTGGGTCAGGGCTCCACTGGACTCTGCTCTCATGGCCCTAGGATGTGTTCGTGGTGGACACGGCAACAGGCACCACAACTTCGCTGACAGCTGGTGAGTGACAGGCCAATGGGGCCATGCTGGTGCCAGGGGTGGGGAGAGGGTCACACCTGCAGGTCTgaccccctcctccccagatTCTCCCCAGGGAAGCTGGTCTGTCCTCACCATCGACCGGGACCTCTTGGTGGCCAGGTTTTCCACCCCTAGCTGCCCCCCCATGTTGGTAaagtcatgtccccagtgcccaccagCCCCTTGGCATGGGCACTGACCCCTctccccagtgcccaccagCCCCTTGGCATGGGCACTGAcccctctccctgcacagaAAGTGGCAGTCCTGCCCGCTGCTGGCCATGAGGCACAGACACAGTGGATCTGCCTGCAGGATGCCCCCCCCGTGCTTGGCATCAGCTGGGACATCCgcaccctgcagcccccaccagagcaggagcatccccagtACGGTGAGTGCCCAAGGTGGGGTCAGGCTGTGCTCCACCATCCTCACTGCTCCCTGAcaccccctccctgcctccacAGGGGGCCTAGACTTCGATGCCATCCTGATGCGCCCAAGCGAGGGTCCCGCTGGCCAGAAGCCCCCCTTGGTCGTGATGCCCCATGGTAAGAGCTTGTCCCCACCCCACTGTACCCCAGCCAGGCAGTGTCACCCCCCTTTTGCTTTTGCCATTTGCAGGTGGTCCTCACTCCGTCTTCACGGCCGGGTGGATGCTGTACCCGGCGGCGCTGTGCCGTGtgggctttgctgtgctgctgggtgagTGACACCAGGGCCCTGGTGACACAGCACCCATGGAGGGGCGGGGTGGGGGCATGAAGGAGGAAGGGCTCTGACACTGCTCCCCACGCAGTGAATTACCGTGGCTCACTGGGCTTTGGCCAGGACAGCGTGGCCTCCCTGCCAGGCAACGTGGGCACACAGGACGTACACGATGTGCAGGTATGGCCTGGCACATGGTCCTGGGGCACTGTGTGCTCCTGCAGGTGCCCTGAGAAGGGAAAGTGGGGCTGCCTTGCTCAGTGGGTGTTCCCTGTGGTGGCAGCTCTGCGTGGAGcgggtgctgcaggaggagatgctggATGCTAGCCGGGTGGCACTGGTCGGCGGCTCGCATGGGGGCTTCCTGGCGTGCCACCTCATCGGGCAGTTCCCTGACACCTACCATGCCTGCGTGGTCCGCAACCCCGTGGTGAACATTGCCTCCATGGTGGCCACCACTGACATCCCGGACTGGTGAGTACTGCTACCCCAGCTTCCCAGGCTCCTTGCCATCCCGGCCACATATGTGCCCCCAACTCTCTTGCCCGCAGGTGCCTGAcagaggcagggctgccctACAAACCTGATGCCCTGCCAGACCCAGCCCAGTGGACAGAGATGCTTCACAAGTCACCCATACGCTATGTTGACCAGGTAtgtcactgtccccatccctgtccctgtccccagcagcagtgccagtgctgaggctgtgctgctcctgcaggtccGTGCACCCGTGCTGCTGATGCTGGGGGAGGATGACCGGCGTGTGCCCCCCAAGCAGGGTCTGGAGTATTACCGTGCCCTCAAGGCCCGGGGGGTGCCCACACGGTGAGTGGGGTGCTGAGGGCTTGAGCTGTGGGGTGCAGACACAGCACTAATCCCTGTTTcacctccaggctgctctggtaCCCAGGGAACAACCATGCGTTGGCTGGTGTCGAAGCCGAAGCTGATGGCTTCATGAACATGGCGCTGTGGCTGCTCAAGCACCTGCAGTGCTAAGGGTGCTGACCCCTGCTGCTGACCCCCAATAAACGATGTAGTTCAgcaccccagtgtccctggtGGTAGTGCTGGTACCGGTGTCATTTCCACTCCAGGAGCTGGTGGCCACTGGACCTTTCAGCTGCCCGGGTGTGCGGTTGTGCCATGGGGATGTGTTGGGCCGTGGGAAGGGTGCCCCCGGCCTGGCCATGCGGGGCAGCGGGGAGCGGCTGGAGGGCTGGCAccggccgggcgctgccgccggGCTCCTCCCGCCTGCTTTGGCAGCCGTCCCACTGCGGGCGGCAGGCCCGGCCCGGCAGAGAACAGCCCCATGGCCACCGCGACCGAGAAGGGTGTGGAGgtgggcagggggctcaggggaaCTGTGtgggtgggcacagccccgctTCAGGCGGGGGACATGGGCAGGGGGTGAGCTTACCCACGTCCAGCATGTCCCTTCCTTCATCCAGGCGGCCCACGGCCCCGCTGCCTGCTACCGGGAGCTGAGCCGGTTCCCTGCCGTCACCCGTGCCGCCCTGAGGGCCGCGGCTGGGGGCCAGACCTTCCAGCTCTACACCGGTGAGTGGCGGGCCCTGCCACCCCCGCGTCTTTGTCCCGGTGTGAGCGGGCGCTGACGGTCCCGTCCCTCAGAGTGCAGCCGCCCCGACCTGGCCCGCCGGCGGCTCCTGCGCTTCGGCCGCCACTACAGCCTGCGGCGCACAGCCGGCCGCCAGGGCCTCGCCGTCAGCCGGACCGCGCTCAGCGCCGAGATCCACAGCCAGTAGGGCACGGGCGGGTGCGGGATGGGGCGCTGTGTCTGTGCCGTGGCCGGTGCCCACAGCGCACGGCCCGCCGCAGCCGCCGTCCCTCCCGCCCTCAGGCTCCTCAGCCAGGACTCGCCCACGGGCCAGCGCCGCGCCGCGCTCAAACGCTGCCCGCCGCAGGGCCGCGAGCTGCTGGAGGTAACGCGGCTGTGCCGGTCGCTCACCGGGGCGGCCCGAGTGCCAGTGCAGGGCGGTGGGCACCGTGTACACCGTGTGCCGCCCGTCCCCCCAGGTGTGGGACAGCGGGGGATGCAGCCACAGCGTGGACCTCACGGCGCTGGGGAAGCATGGGGACGTCTACACGGAGGGTAGGGCCCCTTCCCCATGGTTCCCGCCCACATCAGGGGGGAGGTTGGTGTGGCCAGCAGCCCTGGTGGCTACctggtgcccagctgtgcctgtaCCAGGCTGGGCTTTGGCACTTCTTTGCCATGCCCAGGGCCTTTTGCCTGCCTGGCCTGGTCACACTCGGAGACACGGCTCCTCTATGTGGCTGAGAAGAGCCGGCCCAAACCAcagcccccctgcccctgggatgtgccaggagcagcctggccagcagcagaggatgaggatgaggaggtaGGTGCCCCATGAGTGTTTTCAAGTGCACCCCCAACATGCCATGCACACTGTGAACATGGCACAAGTCCCTTTGGCACACCAGGCACCCCCTGAACATGCTGTGCACCCCATGAGTGTGCTGTACATCCCATGAGTGTGTCATGGACAGAGCTGCATGCCTGGGGGCACCGGCCGTGGGGCTGATGGGTCTGTGCCACAGGGCAAGCAGTTTGTGTACCACGAGGACTGGGGGGAGGCCCTGAGCACACGCAGTGTGCCCGTCCTCTGCGTCCTGGACCTGCAGGACCTCAGCCTGTCAGTGCTGGAGGGAGTCCCGGAGCACCTCTCCCCTGGCCAGGTCAGGATGGGGTGCAGGGAGCATCCCAGGGGatccagcctggggctgtgggatgagCCTGACTATCACACAGGCCCTGTGGTCCCCGGATGACCGTGGTGTGGTGTTCGTGGGCTGGTGGCACAAGCCCTTCCGCCTGGGGCTGAACGCCTGCTCCAACAGGAGGTGGGTCCCAGCCAGCAACCAGCACCATGCCAGGATGTCCATGCAGTGTCAGCACAGTGGGGGTCCAACCTGACCCACTCTTTCCTCCCAGGTCAGGGATTTTCTACTTGGACCTGGCCAGCGGGTGCTGCGGTGAgtgctggggtgctgggggtgcctgggtgtccctgggatgCTGACCCcttgctgcccacagagctgctgtcagcagagaagGGGTCTGTCTGCTCCCCCCGGCTGAGCCCTGATGGCCAGCGCCTGCTCTACCtggagggggctgtgggggggCCCCACCGGCAGTGTCTGCGCCTGTGCATGGTGAGTTGGGCCTCGCGGGCACCAGGCACGGCTGTGCCAccttgtgctgccagcacagtgcccaggtgtcacagcctCTCGTGGTGCCTGGCTGGGGTGAGGGTGTCCCCAAgcctccctgcctcagtttcccctggcATGGGTCCATCCGTGAACACTAACTCTCCCCAGCTCACCTGGCAGACAAGGCAGACAGTGACAGTGCTCGATGTGGTTCAGGAGCCCACAGAGGGTGAGCAAGGCatggtgggcagagctgggttcTGATGGGGGACtggtgccaccccctgccaggtGCCCGTTACCCTGGCTCACCAGCCCAGCACTCTGCCCCACTTGCAGCCTTTGCCGGGCTCTACACAGAGGCACTGCCCCCGCGGTGCTGGGCAGCTGACAGCCAGCGAGCCGTGCTGGGCACCCCTCAGCGGAGCCGCACGGTGAGTCCAGGGCATGGCAGGGCCAGGGACGTGACCACACAGCCCATGGTGATaccactgcctgtgctctgcaccCCCACAGGACCTGCTGCTCGTGGATACGGAGGCGTGCACCGTCACCAACCTCACAGCAGGTACATGGTACCGGCCACCCATGGTGCTCTAGTGAGCAGTTGTGGTCACCAACACGTgttctgtccccagggtcatCTGATGGGTGTTGGGAGCTGCTCACTCTCCAGTGGGACCTGCTGGTGGCCACCTGCTCAGCCCCCCACCACCCCCCCAGCCT
Proteins encoded in this window:
- the LOC136561604 gene encoding acylamino-acid-releasing enzyme-like isoform X2, translating into MEPPVQPRAEELSELYRELSQHPGLSTACLGPDLTTQYGGKYCSLYTEWSQRDLTRAENIKFCRQYLIFHDGASIVYSGPAGTCSEIKEELLSRESPSGMLKAVLRKVPGKEKEKEKQFLEVWDQNRKVKSIDLTALDKHGSVYDDDQFGCLAWSHSETHLLYVAEKKRPKAESFFQSKAPELGTSDEDMGHPKKEDASIKGEQFVYHEDWGETLSTRSVPVLCVLDIEGNSISVLEGIPEHLSPGQAFWSPEDTGVVFVGWWHDPFRLGLRHCTNRRSALFYVDLTGGRCELLSEDTRAVWSPRLSPDGCRIVYLENNVLGPHQQCSQLRMYDWYTKHTSTVLEAVPRQAWGAFPGIYCGALPGMCWAADSRRILLDTAQRSQQDVFVVDTATGTTTSLTADSPQGSWSVLTIDRDLLVARFSTPSCPPMLDAPPVLGISWDIRTLQPPPEQEHPQYGGLDFDAILMRPSEGPAGQKPPLVVMPHGGPHSVFTAGWMLYPAALCRVGFAVLLVNYRGSLGFGQDSVASLPGNVGTQDVHDVQLCVERVLQEEMLDASRVALVGGSHGGFLACHLIGQFPDTYHACVVRNPVVNIASMVATTDIPDWCLTEAGLPYKPDALPDPAQWTEMLHKSPIRYVDQVRAPVLLMLGEDDRRVPPKQGLEYYRALKARGVPTRLLWYPGNNHALAGVEAEADGFMNMALWLLKHLQC
- the LOC136561604 gene encoding acylamino-acid-releasing enzyme-like isoform X1, which codes for MEPPVQPRAEELSELYRELSQHPGLSTACLGPDLTTQYGGKYCSLYTEWSQRDLTRAENIKFCRQYLIFHDGASIVYSGPAGTCSEIKEELLSRESPSGMLKAVLRKVPGKEKEKEKQFLEVWDQNRKVKSIDLTALDKHGSVYDDDQFGCLAWSHSETHLLYVAEKKRPKAESFFQSKAPELGTSDEDMGHPKKEDASIKGEQFVYHEDWGETLSTRSVPVLCVLDIEGNSISVLEGIPEHLSPGQAFWSPEDTGVVFVGWWHDPFRLGLRHCTNRRSALFYVDLTGGRCELLSEDTRAVWSPRLSPDGCRIVYLENNVLGPHQQCSQLRMYDWYTKHTSTVLEAVPRQAWGAFPGIYCGALPGMCWAADSRRILLDTAQRSQQDVFVVDTATGTTTSLTADSPQGSWSVLTIDRDLLVARFSTPSCPPMLKVAVLPAAGHEAQTQWICLQDAPPVLGISWDIRTLQPPPEQEHPQYGGLDFDAILMRPSEGPAGQKPPLVVMPHGGPHSVFTAGWMLYPAALCRVGFAVLLVNYRGSLGFGQDSVASLPGNVGTQDVHDVQLCVERVLQEEMLDASRVALVGGSHGGFLACHLIGQFPDTYHACVVRNPVVNIASMVATTDIPDWCLTEAGLPYKPDALPDPAQWTEMLHKSPIRYVDQVRAPVLLMLGEDDRRVPPKQGLEYYRALKARGVPTRLLWYPGNNHALAGVEAEADGFMNMALWLLKHLQC
- the LOC136561820 gene encoding acylamino-acid-releasing enzyme-like, encoding MATATEKGVEAAHGPAACYRELSRFPAVTRAALRAAAGGQTFQLYTECSRPDLARRRLLRFGRHYSLRRTAGRQGLAVSRTALSAEIHSQLLSQDSPTGQRRAALKRCPPQGRELLEVWDSGGCSHSVDLTALGKHGDVYTEGPFACLAWSHSETRLLYVAEKSRPKPQPPCPWDVPGAAWPAAEDEDEEGKQFVYHEDWGEALSTRSVPVLCVLDLQDLSLSVLEGVPEHLSPGQALWSPDDRGVVFVGWWHKPFRLGLNACSNRRSGIFYLDLASGCCELLSAEKGSVCSPRLSPDGQRLLYLEGAVGGPHRQCLRLCMLTWQTRQTVTVLDVVQEPTEAFAGLYTEALPPRCWAADSQRAVLGTPQRSRTDLLLVDTEACTVTNLTAGSSDGCWELLTLQWDLLVATCSAPHHPPSLVVAVLPPAGHELPLGWVPVEDTPTVPGVTWKTLTIQPPCSRQGLNAQDTQAFEALLLSPSDGTPPHPLVVCPHGGPHAVFDARWRPSMAALCQLGFAVLLVNYRGSLGFGQASISSLLSRVGEQDVADTQLAVEQALHREPLDPHHLALLAGSHGAFIALHLLTREPERYQACALRSPVSNLPALLGTSDIPDWRYTSLGLPYSFERVPCAEEVATMLLRSPISQAAQVQTPVLLCVGARDRRVSPTQALELYRVLRARGVPARLLWYPEGGHALAGVETEADVFKNCAHWFLQHLGQPRWDGTGQHSP